Proteins from a genomic interval of Lolium perenne isolate Kyuss_39 chromosome 1, Kyuss_2.0, whole genome shotgun sequence:
- the LOC127301899 gene encoding probable aquaporin TIP3-1 — MSTAARTTTGRRGFTVGRSEDATHPDTIRAAISEFFATAIFVFAAEGSILSLGKLYHGMSTAGGLVAVALAHALALAVAVSVAVNISGGHVNPAITFGALLGGRITLIRALFYWIAQLLGAIVASLLLRLTTGGMRPPGFSLASGVGDWHAVLLEAVMTFGLMYAYYATVIDPKRGHVGTIGPLAVGFLLGANMLAGGPFDGAAMNPARVFGPALVGWRWSHHWVYWLGPFLGSGLAGLLYEYLVIPSTEAAAHGHAHQPLAPEDY, encoded by the exons ATGAGCACCGCGGCGCGGACGACGACGGGGCGGCGGGGGTTCACGGTGGGGCGCAGCGAGGACGCGACGCATCCGGACACCATCCGCGCCGCCATCTCTGAGTTCTTCGCCACCGCCATCTTCGTCTTTGCGGCCGAGGGCTCCATCCTCTCCCTCG GGAAGCTGTACCATGGCATGAGCACGGCGGGCGGGCTGGTGGCGGTGGCGCTCGCGCACGCGCTGGCGCTGGCCGTGGCGGTGTCGGTCGCCGTCAACATCTCCGGGGGGCACGTCAACCCCGCTATCACCTTCGGCGCGCTACTTGGCGGCCGCATCACCCTCATCCGCGCCCTCTTCTACTGGATCGCGCAGCTCCTCGGCGCCATCGTCGCGTCCCTCCTGCTCCGCCTCACCACCGGAGGCATG CGGCCGCCCGGTTTCTCGCTGGCGTCGGGGGTGGGCGACTGGCACGCGGTGCTGCTGGAGGCGGTGATGACGTTCGGCCTCATGTACGCCTACTACGCGACGGTGATCGACCCCAAGAGGGGCCACGTGGGCACCATCGGGCCGCTCGCCGTGGGGTTCCTGCTCGGGGCTAACATGCTCGCCGGCGGGCCCTTCGACGGCGCCGCCATGAACCCGGCGCGGGTGTTCGGGCCGGCGCTCGTCGGCTGGCGCTGGAGCCACCACTGGGTCTACTGGCTCGGCCCCTTCCTCGGCTCGGGCTTGGCCGGCCTCCTCTACGAGTACCTCGTCATCCCGTCCACCGAGGCCGCCGCCCACGGCCACGCCCACCAGCCGCTCGCGCCCGAGGACTACTAG